A stretch of the Thermodesulfobacteriota bacterium genome encodes the following:
- a CDS encoding ABC transporter permease gives MRDYIFKRLLLLIPTLFGITLITFFIIQLAPGNPVERKLQLDQGIQAEAITQQIVEETKKLYGLDKPIYERYWIWVKQIATLDFGRSYKDHRPVINKIAERIPITLALNIISIILIYIIAIPIGVYAAVSHGRFSERVSTFFLFILYSIPSFWMAMILIFFLGGGDYWDLFPVYGILSPGAENYPFYKKAINFLWHIALPVFCLTYGSLAYLSRFQKGSLLEVLREDFVRTATAKGLPKHKVLLKHALRNALIP, from the coding sequence CTCCTTCTTATTCCAACCCTTTTTGGAATAACTCTCATAACATTTTTTATAATCCAGCTTGCACCAGGTAATCCGGTTGAAAGAAAACTGCAGTTAGACCAGGGCATACAAGCTGAAGCTATCACTCAGCAAATCGTAGAAGAGACTAAAAAGCTCTACGGACTGGACAAGCCCATATACGAGAGATACTGGATATGGGTAAAGCAGATAGCCACTTTAGACTTTGGCAGGTCCTATAAAGACCATAGGCCTGTAATAAATAAGATTGCAGAGCGCATTCCAATCACACTTGCTCTAAATATAATCTCTATAATTTTGATATATATAATTGCAATACCTATAGGTGTGTATGCTGCTGTGTCACACGGTAGATTCTCTGAGCGGGTAAGTACATTCTTTTTATTTATCTTATATTCGATCCCGAGTTTTTGGATGGCTATGATTCTAATTTTCTTTTTAGGGGGAGGCGATTACTGGGATCTGTTCCCGGTTTATGGAATCCTCTCGCCAGGGGCTGAGAACTATCCGTTCTACAAGAAAGCCATTAATTTCCTTTGGCATATTGCGCTGCCGGTATTTTGTTTAACCTACGGCAGTCTTGCTTATCTATCTAGATTTCAGAAAGGAAGCCTACTAGAAGTATTAAGAGAAGATTTTGTAAGGACCGCAACCGCAAAAGGCCTTCCGAAACACAAAGTGCTATTAAAGCATGCGCTTAGAAACGCACTTATTCC